One window of Athalia rosae chromosome 2, iyAthRosa1.1, whole genome shotgun sequence genomic DNA carries:
- the LOC105694018 gene encoding uncharacterized protein LOC105694018 isoform X10, giving the protein MNNPYRARPARARVDHASVPAYGSRNQNTWNTMPPQGQQGTQSSNVYQQPSNPMIQPQQQQQPQDPWEWSTDNGNNGNNDSWNWSVDQKSESQQHLQQHQFPSSHVHSGQTNQNPQPGIHYQNANRNNRPNVLNQYPTFDGTSSRTSLSSGSTANHKEAYNQYTSYDYDQSLQQRQKQPPQQPQQQQYHVPPRPNSKSSPALPDHVQWSANSQQVPNLPPISQNPVARESIDKIQTPPLPPPTNNYNWHSSGQPSSQYLQNHPNATGSGTWQEPLNKQQSMDNQNQWQPSVQASQPFVSPKEYSPPINNENSSNWNNHQQQSNLPNHWPTNHLYGAPNESKLPDYHQNSAFTTTNQWQQSPYQSSNPSEEPVSGHSTAMITNQQNRNIPTNLLQQPLAHHETSSANDWTPSPRPTEFARTEPDTPSMNRHTQDSTETIESHKSLNDWQHNQSPPSQLSSSPGPSVSLSSNSVEQIVSTKKQISERKRSVGMPVSSAMLLSDPSIQTKPNVIERKSLDESHWSEPEINAIPNNPENVAAQNSSDVDWSTTDEWSTVPTGGDLSSGFSQLSLSGKSNKLVENQAPQSDMHSSFNSNDGWNSQPISGSLSENLLAKSSRESIANAQPDHFRDVSEKVQAAETDRQSDNQSIPPPLGSQEHTSPHTYQTDNSRVSEVAPQNAGYDQWYAQRNTAVQSENNWYRQDNQSRPQNWTPEQNIENYENIQQSAEFVNLEVVTPMLQKRNIYGSHDSINRETLDNEPKSGTSQLKDPAVPRDLQEDINNVEVPTLHQPQQSLQVEQGPDNYEFASNDRNTFLETGELTDSHQQHEPSPPSQEDENDEVPNDIPFLREVPGQSSNSDPRRNDPTGQEQNIQVGLRNLDPRRNDPSGQEHNVQPMRNISDRTERRDVPSGQERNIPLQVRADTELLERRNDPSAPEPTDLREVPGRGNDSEELTQPVDNGVRQIPGGASHSEGVPISNDREDARVVPGSQKGATLTSGNPKHDQSNETRSKREEAVGASLGENQGGNVQLNRRDSYEEGDDEGSGNSREESRERRRERSSERRGYEYDRKSRYYDRDRDYDEDYYYEPRRGVDFERAYNSREDLDRRDTSYRDDERRHTSRDDLDRRGREKEELDRRSRGKDDLDDRRKRDNDRRKVRDGDTRARDPRDYDPRYVRDREYPDRERGRETDRRGRRYEDYDPRDSYRRDYYEDPYTRSSRPSSRSSYNDRDRDYYTRGRDPYYGYNGTKAYGGGYADYTSNYGTNYYAYLENLRRTNPAAYMEWYHKYYASQHQQPQAARGGVNYSEDRASVHSGRSSCDESLCNRTTGDKRTLGDISLLEDTAIGSARLTPTKFSTSHVKVSFSTGSLVHMHASYPADGELARVDILRVSSLLAHDPIVRELVAYPGPLIKQVGVTHKKTIIEYCEAKIKKAEYSEDVDDPPSYILLYELMVMLIRQNGNVVGVDIAELLLSNQKSYPYNEKQRPIHARRESVISQKSVVTSGDELNRDTATPLDTDEKRNLNNPLSIDQVTDHFRELLLYGCGQEALEYAMDNGLWGHALFLASKLDKRTHASVMTRFANGLTANDPLQTLYQLQSGRVPASVTCVAEPKWGDWRPHLAMIISNTSPNPDINRKAITTLGDTLMGRGHIHAAHFCYILAQVDFGPYGAPTSKLVLLGSNPNKPYKEFVTNEAIMFTEIYEYARNLSEPGFMLVDLQTFKYGLAVKMVDYGLTEKALLYIEQIAVNIAREPSKYQLSFIEHIHNLGDRIKYNDPVCKDSIDDAANLTWLNNLKEIVDKCKNGEIIQESMYDTHATNDDNNINQPQEQYNGQQPQQHWGACQPEYHDGPTSLMEVPTVDVQREWQPMSLPNTIQDPYTSNNQNPQYIENSPDVTQNQQPQSQLDYWGQQGYSQPGYTAPEYSQTDLQQQPEQSQYRNEQVHTDNVQQEWNYESKKEEKPPTPDPQPTISMGPSKNKQYDPLAELDALDNPTQSSKLAGGSKKPVEKPSEKKNAASGSSWFGGFFSKLAPKPKNQMILPDDSDPTIVWDAVGKKWTNKDADGDESSGAPPPPPKASEMGFRLPQTESLPPVKTMPSSVDHSGRFDEVSNNVVHKPPTGNNMFKMPKGRSLRANYVDVMNPGGSKSGAAAPSVTPPTAAAPMPNTTTSPQFFIPAPVNDPGAPVDFLTSASVANGENLQQGLSRWSSASSLSREVQSYTMRDPRLLQQEKVIFLNSGIIYSNIFDIVSTSISKLVYLDDLKFIFLILSCHL; this is encoded by the exons ATGAAC aatCCATATCGAGCGAGGCCAGCTAGAGCTAGGGTGGACCATGCTTCGGTACCTGCTTATGGTTCTCggaatcaaaatacatggaatACTATGCCACCTCAAGGGCAGCAGGGTACACAATCTTCCAATGTTTATCAGCAACCATCAAATCCCATGATTCAACctcagcagcaacaacagccaCAGGATCCATGGGAATGGAGTACCGACAATGGTAATAATGGCAATAATGATTCGTGGAATTGGAGCGTTGATCAAAAGTCAGAATCACAACAGCATTTGCAGCAACATCAGTTTCCATCCAGTCATGTACATAGTGGTCAAACTAATCAAAATCCACAGCCAGGAATTCACTATCAGAATGCAAATAGAAACAATAGACCTAATGTACTTAATCAATATCCCACATTTGATGGGACTTCATCAAGGACTAGCTTAAGTAGTGGATCAACAGCAAATCATAAAGAAGCATATAATCAATATACATCTTACGACTATGATCAGTCACTACAGCAGCGGCAGAAGCAGCCGCCTCAGCAGCCACAACAACAGCAGTATCATGTACCTCCTAGGCCTAATTCTAAGTCAAGTCCGGCTTTACCTGATCATGTACAATGGTCTGCAAACAGCCAGCAGGTGCCAAATTTACCTCCAATCTCACAAAACCCTGTAGCTCGTGAGAGTATTGACAAAATTCAAACACCTCCACTTCCTCCTCCAACAAACAACTACAATTGGCATAGCAGTGGTCAACCTTCCTCACAATATCTGCAGAATCATCCCAATGCCACTGGCAGTGGGACTTGGCAGGAACCTTTAAACAAGCAACAGTCTATGGATAATCAGAATCAATGGCAGCCTTCAGTCCAAGCTTCTCAACCCTTCGTATCTCCTAAGGAATACTCTCCGCCAattaacaatgaaaattcttctaATTGGAATAATCATCAGCAGCAAAGTAATTTACCTAATCACTGGCCGACTAACCATTTGTACGGTGCTCCAAATGAATCAAAATTACCTGATTATCATCAGAATTCTGCTTTTACAACGACAAATCAATGGCAGCAGTCACCGTACCAGTCGTCAAATCCTTCAGAAGAACCTGTGAGTGGGCACTCTACTGCCATGATAACCAATCAGCAAAATAGAAATATTCCAACAAATCTTTTGCAGCAGCCACTTGCTCATCACGAAACTTCTAGTGCTAATGATTGGACACCTTCGCCAAGACCTACAGAGTTTGCACGAACAGAGCCAGATACACCGTCAATGAATCGTCACACGCAGGACTCCACCGAAACAATAGAAAGTCATAAAAGTTTAAACGATTGGCAACACAATCAATCTCCCCCATCACAACTTTCATCTTCTCCAGGCCCCTCAGTCTCTCTATCATCCAATAGCGTTGAGCAAATTGTGTCaacaaaaaagcaaattagtgaaagaaaGAGATCTGTGGGTATGCCAGTTTCGAGTGCTATGCTCTTGAGTGACCCATCAATACAAACCAAACCAAACGTCATTGAACGAAAATCTTTGGACGAGTCCCATTGGTCTGAACCTGAAATTAATGCAATTCCAAATAATCCGGAAAATGTTGCTGCTCAAAATAGCAGTGATGTAGACTGGTCTACCACTGATGAGTGGAGTACTGTTCCAACAGGAGGTGATTTATCTAGTGGTTTTAGTCAATTAAGCCTTTCTGGTAAATCTAATAAGTTAGTAGAAAATCAAGCTCCACAGTCCGATATGCATTCCTCCTTTAACTCCAATGATGGCTGGAACTCTCAACCAATCTCTGGATCTTtgtctgaaaatttattggCAAAATCATCACGTGAAAGTATAGCTAATGCGCAGCCAGACCATTTCCGTGATGTCTCTGAAAAAGTTCAAGCTGCCGAGACTGACAGACAATCGGATAATCAATCTATCCCTCCTCCACTGGGCTCTCAAGAACATACTTCGCCTCATACATATCAAACCGATAATAGCCGGGTTTCTGAAGTTGCACCACAAAATGCTGGATACGATCAGTGGTACGCACAGCGTAATACTGCAGTACAATCAGAGAATAACTGGTACCGTCAGGACAACCAGAGTAGACCACAAAATTGGACACCTGAgcagaatattgaaaattatgaaaacatACAACAGTCTGCCGAGTTTGTGAATTTAGAAGTTGTGACTCCTATGCTACAGAAACGGAATATTTACGGATCACACGATTCCATAAATAGAGAAACTTTAGATAACGAACCTAAATCAGGCACAAGCCAATTGAAGGATCCGGCTGTTCCAAGAGACTTGCAAGAAGACATCAATAATGTTGAAGTACCAACTCTACATCAACCACAACAATCTCTTCAAGTTGAACAG gGACCGGACAATTACGAGTTTGCGTCAAATGATAGAAATACATTCTTGGAAACTGGTGAATTAACAGATTCTCATCAGCAGCATGAGCCTTCACCACCTAGCcaagaagatgaaaatgatgagGTTCCAAATGATATTCCTTTCCTAAGAGAGGTGCCTGGCCAGTCGAGTAATTCGGATCCTCGGAGAAACGATCCAACAGGCCAAGAGCAGAACATTCAAGTTGGTCTACGCAATCTGGATCCTCGTAGAAATGATCCTTCTGGGCAAGAACATAACGTTCAACCAATGAGAAATATCAGCGATCGAACTGAGCGCAGAGATGTTCCTTCAGGTCAAGAACGAAATATTCCCTTGCAAGTACGGGCTGATACAGAGTTACTCGAGCGCCGAAATGATCCTTCTG CTCCAGAACCAACTGACTTGAGAGAAGTTCCGGGAAGAGGAAACGATAGTGAAGAACTCACTCAACCAGTGGATAATGGTGTGCGGCAAATCCCAGGGGGAGCTTCACATAGTGAGGGAGTCCCAATTTCTAATGATAGAGAGGATGCGCGAGTAGTCCCTGGATCTCAAAAAGGAGCAACACTCACCT CTGGAAACCCTAAACATGATCAATCCAATGAGACTCGGAGCAAACGGGAGGAAGCAGTTGGTGCTTCATTGGGTGAAAATCAAGGTGGTAATGTCCAATTGAATCGGAGAGATTCGTATGAGGAAGGAGATGATGAAGGATCTGGAAATAGTAGGGAGGAAAGCAGAGAGCGGCGAAGGGAGAGAAGTTCAGAACGACGTGGATATGAGTATGACAGAAAAAGCAGATA TTACGACCGTGACCGTGATTACGATgaagattattattacgaaCCGAGACGAGGTGTTGATTTCGAACGAGCCTACAACTCTCGAGAAGATTTGGATCGTCGTGATACCTCATACCGTGATGACGAGCGACGCCACACAAGTAGGGATGATCTAGATAGACGTggcagagaaaaagaagagctcGATAGAAGAAGCAGAGGTAAGGATGATCTTgatgatagaagaaaaagggatAATGATAGAAGAAAAGTAAGAGATGGAGATACACGGGCAAGAGACCCAAGAGACTATGATCCGAGATATGTGCGCGATAGGGAGTACCCTGATCGAGAAAGGGGAAGAGAGACTGATAGACGGGGGCGTAGGTACGAAGACTATGATCCACGGGATTCCTATAGAAGAGATTATTATGAAGATCCTTACACCAGAAG CTCGAGGCCATCCAGCAGATCATCCTATAACGACAGAGATCGAGACTATTATACGAGGGGTAGAGATCCTTATTATGGATATAACGGTACGAAAG CGTATGGCGGGGGTTATGCAGATTATACTTCAAATTATGGAACAAACTACTATGCATATTTGGAGAACTTGAGGCGTACGAATCCTGCTGCTTATATGGAATGGTATCACAAATATTATGCCTCGCAGCATCAGCAGCCGCAGGCTGCTCGAGGCGGTGTCAACTATTCAGAGGACAGGGCAAGTGTTCATTCGGGACGTAGCTCATGTGATGAAAG CTTGTGTAATAGGACAACTGGTGATAAACGCACCCTAGGTGATATCTCTTTATTGGAAGATACTGCAATTGGATCAGCCCGATTAACTCCCACCAAATTTTCTACGTCTCATGTTAAAG ttAGTTTCTCAACCGGCTCATTGGTTCATATGCATGCAAGCTATCCTGCTGATGGAGAACTTGCCAGAGTAGATATTCTTCGTGTGTCAAGTTTACTTGCGCATGATCCCATTGTGCGAGAACTAGTGGCATACCCTGGCCCTCTGATTAAGCAAGT GGGTGTCACCCACAAAAAAACCATTATCGAATATTGTGaggcgaaaataaagaaagcaGAATACAGTGAAGATGTGGACGATCCACCGtcatatatattattgtacgAGTTGATGGTGATGCTGATCCGCCAAAATGGG AATGTTGTTGGAGTTGACATAGCGGAGCTATTGCTCTCCAATCAAAAGTCATATCCATACAATGAAAAACAAAGGCCAATTCATGCCAGAAGGGAATCAGTGATTTCTCAGAAGTCCGTTGTTACGAGTGGAGATGAGCTCAATAGAGATACTGCAACACCTTTGGATACAGATGAGAAACGCAATTTAAATAATCCACTTTCCATTGATCAAGTCACAGATCATTTTAGGGAGTTGCTTTTATATGGGTGTGGCCAGGAAGCATTAg AATATGCAATGGACAATGGACTCTGGGGTCACGCTTTGTTTCTTGCTAGCAAGTTGGATAAACGAACACACGCATCGGTCATGACTCGGTTTGCGAATGGATTGACGGCAAACGACCCGTTGCAGACATTGTATCAGCTTCAGTCTGGTCGAGTACCGGCTAGTGTTACG tGTGTCGCGGAGCCTAAATGGGGAGATTGGCGACCTCATCTAGCAATGATAATATCGAACACATCCCCTAATCCAGATATTAATCGTAAAGCGATCACCACCTTAGGTGACACTTTGATGGGGAGAGGTCATATACATGCAGCCCATTTCTGCTACATTTTGGCTCAAGTTGATTTCGGGCCTTATGGAGCGCCAACTAGTAAGCTAGTTCTGCTTGGTTCAAACCCCAATAAGCCATATAAAGAGTTTGTTACCAATGAAGCCATCATGTTCACCGAGATTTATGAATACGCCCGCAACCTCAGCGAACCTGGCTTTATGCTCGTTGATCTACAGACTTTCAAATACGGGCTGGCTGTGAAAATGGTTGATTATGGACTCACAGAAAAAGCTTTATTGTACATCGAACAGATTGCTGTAAACATTGCTCGTGAGCCATCAAAGTATCAGTTGTCGTTTATTGAGCATATTCACAATTTAGGCGACAGAATTAAGTATAATGATCCAGTATGCAAGGACTCAATTGATGATGCTGCGAATCTCACATGGCTcaataatttgaaagaaattgtTGATAAGTGCAAG AATGGAGAAATTATTCAAGAAAGTATGTACGACACACACGCTacaaatgatgataataacattaATCAACCGCAAGAACAATACAATGGTCAGCAGCCTCAACAACATTGGGGTGCGTGTCAACCTGAATATCACGATGGTCCAACTTCTCTCATGGAAGTGCCAACAGTTGACGTACAAAGAGAGTGGCAGCCGATGTCGTTGCCCAATACTATCCAGGACCCGTATACttcaaataatcaaaatcCTCAGTATATTGAGAATTCGCCTGATGTCACTCAGAACCAGCAACCACAGTCACAATTAGATTATTGGGGACAGCAAGGTTATAGTCAACCTGGTTACACTGCTCCAGAATATTCTCAGACCGATCTACAACAACAGCCTGAGCAGTCGCAATATCGGAATGAACAAGTACATACCGATAATGTACAACAAGAATGGAACTATGAG tcaaagaaggaagagaagccACCTACACCTGAC CCGCAGCCAACAATAAGTATGGGACCATCCAAAAATAAGCAATATGATCCCTTAGCAGAACTCGATGCTTTGGATAACCCAACACAATCATCAAAATTAGCTGGAGGATCTAAAAAACCTGTTGAGAAACcatcagaaaagaaaaatgctgCCAGTGGGAGTTCATGGTTTGGTGGATTCTTCAGTAAACTTGCTCCTAAGCCGAAGAATCAGATGATTTTGCCAGATGATAGTGACCCAACG ATCGTGTGGGATGCTGTTGGTAAAAAATGGACAAATAAAGATGCTGATGGGGACGAGAGTTCTGGCGCCCCACCACCTCCACCAAAAGCTTCTGAAATGGGCTTCAGATTACCTCAAACAGAATCTTTACCTCCAGTAAAGACAATGCCGTCTTCTGTTGACCATTCAGGTCGATTTGATGAAGTCTCTAATAATGTTGTTCACAAACCACCCACTGGAAACAACATGTTTAAGATGCCAAAAGGCAGAAGTTTAAGAGCAAACTACGTTGATGTAATGAACCCTGGTGGGTCAAAAAGTGGTGCTGCTGCACCATCTGTAACACCTCCTACAGCTGCCGCACCAATGCCCAATACTACAACTTCACCTCAATTCTTTATTCCTGCACCAG TGAATGATCCAGGTGCACCAGTTGACTTTTTGACCTCTGCCTCAGTAGCTAATGGTGAAAATCTACAGCAAGGG CTCTCTCGGTGGAGCTCGGCAAGCTCGCTTTCTCGAGAGGTACAGAGCTACACTATGAGGGATCCGCGTCTCCTTCAACAAGAAAAGGTAATATTTCTGAACTCTGGTATTATTTACTCCAACATATTTGATATAGTATCAACATCAATTTCAAAGCTTGTCTACTtggatgatttgaaatttatatttctaaTTCTTAGTTGTCACTTGTGA